The following are encoded together in the Amblyraja radiata isolate CabotCenter1 unplaced genomic scaffold, sAmbRad1.1.pri scaffold_916_ctg1, whole genome shotgun sequence genome:
- the LOC116970467 gene encoding serine/threonine-protein kinase TAO3-like, which yields MPSSTRKGAARDPEVSELFFKDDPEELFVDLHEIGHGSFGAVYFARNARTSEVVAVKKMSYNGKQITEKWQDIIKEVKFLRQLKHPNTIEYKGCYLKEHTAWMVMEYCLGSTSDLLEVHKKPLQEVEIAAITHGALQGLTYLHAHNLIHR from the exons ATGCCGTCTTCAACTCGTAAAGGGGCAGCGAGAGACCCAGAGGTTTCTGAGCTGTTCTTTAAGGATGATCCAGAAGAATTGTTCGTTGACTTGCATGAAATTGGACATGGAAGTTTTGGAGCTGTTTATTTT GCCAGAAATGCTCGCACATCGGAGGTGGTGGCAGTCAAGAAAATGTCCTATAATGGTAAACAAATTACAGAG AAATGGCAGGACATAATCAAAGAAGTAAAATTTCTACGTCAGCTCAAACATCCAAACACCATAGAATACAAAGGTTGTTACCTGAAGGAACACACTGCCTGG ATGGTTATGGAATACTGCCTTGGATCAACTTCTGATTTATTGGAAG TTCATAAGAAACCACTTCAGGAAGTGGAGATTGCTGCCATTACCCACGGTGCCTTGCAGGGGCTGACCTACCTGCACGCTCATAATCTGATACATAGGTGA